The segment CATCATTCTTTATcctaaaatcacacagaaaTGTTTGGCAATGTTATCTGCTTATATGATTACTAGTGGCTGTCTGCATTGCTGGTGCCTATCATTTAATGACTGGATATTAGGTCCTGAATATTACTGGTGCCCCATTAGCCTCGTAAAAAATGGATATCATCGACCCATCAGTGGTCAATTTTTGAACAAGTTTTATGGTCCAGACGAAAAGTTAATTAGAGCCTTGAGGTTAAATAGCTCAGAACTACACCATTAAGAGATCATCTCTGATGAGTAGGAAGATGAGTAAGAGTCTAATAGAATCAAGCCAGGGAGCACAAAATGACCGAGTGTAGTTTTCTGCTCACTGGCCTAAtgaaaaaccattaaaataagGTCTAGTCATGAAAACATACAGTGaaatagctttaaaacaaagagtgaCTAGATCTATCTTCTGCTCAAGGCTGCAAATCTGTAGTTGTTGCTGTAAGGTGTGGAGTCCATTCAGCTTATCTCTGAGAGTCACGTGATCTGTGTTTAGTCCTCGTGCTGGACAGTGAGCTTCCTTAGTTTACAACAATATTTTGTGATTCCTGTTAAAGGTGGAAAATTCCCCCCTAATACCAGCTAAATAAATTTTTCATGCTCTGCAGTTACATTGTTTCCTAAAACATTACCCAGAACAGAGGAACAAATAGATAGCAGTGATTGAAAAAGTATTATGGGAGTTGATATGATTGAATGTTGGTGAGGTCATTAGATTGGCTCTGTTTGGGTCAGCCTAGTGAAGCATTGATAAGACAATGAAACTTGACTGTCCAAAGGaagtaaaattagaaacataGTTTCTATCGCAGTCTCGGCTTCTAGACAGTTTGCCTTACCATCACCTGGATATCTTGTCTCTCTGTCCCTCTTCTGACAGCAGCTTCCCCTGTGCAAGTTTCCCCAGTCCCATCAAACATGCAAGCTTCATGATCTCTGCTTTCAACTTAAAGTGCAACATCTTGGTATTCAGCTCCGATGGCTCAGTGGGGTGCACATGAATGTTTGGTGCAAGGCGCAGTGTGCCGGGAACCCAAAGTCTGGGCCCTACAGGCTCACCCTGGCCTTTGCCTGACAATAATATTTACATGACTAACTACTGTATATGTGCTAAGCTAATGTCAATTCAACTCAGTTTTACTGCTCCTAGACACCTACGATATGAGGTGTGCTAAATGTCAATGTAACCATTCTCTAAATGACTCCAATTACCCTGCAAAGATATAGACAACCTAAATGACTCTCAAGTCATCAATTTCTAATATCAAGCAgtacatctgcatttttaagCTGGAATGTAGctcatttatttagaaaattaaGTTTCCTATAAACATGAGAAActaaacattttgctgtttacattttgaatttatttaccTACTATGAGTGGACCTAATATAACTcttgaacttttttattttgtagaggTTATTGTGTTGTGCAtcctgtttagttttgttttttttctttatttcacatttgGACTTGGTTTTCATCCTAGTCACATCACTTCCTTCATTTCGGTTTTTTGTCTGCCTTCTTAGTCTGAGTCTGCAGACTCCACTATCACAACACGCAACCTTGACAAAGCTCAGACTAACGTTGCTTGGTATGTCAgggtctgtgtgtttttccaaaTAAAGTGACTTCCTTCCCACCTGCTTGATAATGAACTTCTAAAAGGAGGTGTAAATCAAGTTAGAACATCCAAAATCCCCCAAACAATTGTACTAAGCAGAGTTTTGACAAAAACTATTtcataaacagagaaaataagtACTATACACAGTATGCCAAAACATTTAGACATTGTTATTCATTACCCTTCTGATGTTGTTTACACTTGATTTGACCAACAGATTTAATCATTAGATGATTAGATTTCTTGTGAATTACTGAGTTTAAAGCATTTATCAGGATGAATAATTTATGTTCATGAAAGACTGTTCAGATCGGGATTATGGATCTTGCTTTTTTAACAGGACAGATGTAAAGACACCCATCTCTCCAGTAAACATTGCAACTGGGTTTTTTATGTCAGTATAATAATccttaacaaaaatatatactaATCTATAACCCATATCAGAATAATGCCAACATGTTGATTGTTTGGCTAACAAGCTTGCTGTTAACCTCGTATTCTAATGAGGCTGAATCTTGTCTCTTAATGTCACCCATCGGCCCCATTCACTTAGGAAAGCTatctttccaaaacaatctttttcctcataaacgcagcaccatttctagaaatgttttcatccacacagaaacacagaaaacatcccaAACACTGTAGTAACTATACCAAGCCTGTATGTGACGTTGTTAATGCTGCCAAGAAAATACACCAAAAGCAGGAAAGAGGATGTGGGGCAAACTGAAAACACGAGGAGAAAAAGATGGATGGCAAACACAAGAGCaaaaaaactaatcttttttttttgtagactgACCAACAAAGTGGAACTTCTTCGTCGTGTCACTTTAAACTGCTATTGACTGGGAGTCGTGTCTGTTCAAATTCAAGGAAATAATGGACACTTTCAGGCACAGTATTCAGCAGTGAGACGGAGGGAAGTGTCTTCCTCATATTGTTCAAAAGGTTCAGGGTCAGTTTTTTATACACAAAAGTCAGTctattaaaactattaaaagtATACTTGATGTATATTGTTGATCTCTTTTTGAAACATTGGCTTTATGATTAGTGACGATTCAATAAAGTGATAATTACCTCTTTAGTCTTAGACTATTTGGTGTATTATTAAGGTATTTTACTCTGCTCTATTTAAGGTGATGTTATTGTTCATAAGCCTTGTCTGTTCATTACAAAAGCtttgctgtagttgagcaactggtgtctgcaacaaaaacacaagcgtgtaatctgtcattattagGATCGTAGTTGAGGTTGGAGGTGGGACTAAAATATCaatatcattttcaaaaagttgtgtttaggctgtccacacaaTAATGCAACAGCAGCATTTAaggattttctcactctggaacCCAGTTGCCTTAAACACAGTGTCTGTGTGGGTGCAagactgaaatgataaaaaaacctttgtgtaTCCACAAAACACTGTTCTTGTGTGGGCAGAGCCTTAATTTGAATATACTAGGGGTAAACGTACTGAATTATGCAAAGTTGTTTTTAGTCTTACTCAAAGCCACATTCATCCATTCACCCACAGATTCACAGATTGGAGAAAATCAAACTGACAATCCTAGCCACAGCCACTCAGGTAAAATAATCCACTAATATTGTTGTTTACTGAGTTATCCATTGCTTCCAACATTTTTGGCATCTCtggtgtaattttttttttaacttgtaaattAAGATTGACAAtatcaaatgttacaaaatgaaATACACCAAACCAAACTTTATCATAGTTGTATTTAGGTGTGAAGTTACTTTTTGCTATATTTTAATCATGTAAAGCAGTGATTCccgatcctggtcctcaaggaacactatcctgcatgttttagttgtttctctgccttGACACATCTGatatgaatgagtgagtgattattaggcttctgcagaacttcaaGACCTGCCGAGGAGGATAATCAACAATACCAAACAAAATACATCAGAATGAATAAAATAGACATGACAGTGGTTTTTTGTGATAGCCTCCCCACATTCATATCCCTACAAGATCTGGGACAACACTACTctgaatttaatattttataatgtGCTTAAATGACCTTAAATGACCTTAAAATGACCTTAACATgtcactgtttttatatttttattacatttatcaGTACAGTACAttactaaatattttaatttcatagCCAGAGAGTCAAACAGTTTTGTGGAACTCTGGTGAGGAAGTAGAATTTCCAAATGTGTCATTCAACAGCCACAACTAACTTTTTTGTCTCTCACTCAGGACTAAAGACGCTGAGCCTGTGGTTGGGAAGGAGATTCAAGTTACTGTCTGCAACGAAGAAAAGGTCGTCTGTGGCGTAACAAAGCACACAACATGTGCAGATATGATTCAGGCTTTACTGGAGGACCACAAGTCTCTGCCGGAGAGCAAGCGGCTAATTCACGGGGAGCCCAAGGACTTCTGTCTCGTTGAGCGGTGGAAAGGGTTCGAGCGAGCCTTGCCCCCTCTCACCAGAATCCTGAGACTCTGGTATGCATGGGGTGACCAGAGAccttttatacagtttatacttGTAAAAACCAGTGATTTTGTGCCTCAGACCGCTAAGATAGATGGAAAGTGCAAGGGGGCCAAGCCGAAACGGTGGGGTCATAATCACACTCATTCTACGCCTCTTCCAGCGGACAAACAGAAGCGCATGGTAAAAAAAGCTTTCCGGAAGCTTGAGAAACTTCACAAGGAGAGCAGGATCTCCCCGGGCGCTGAAGAGGTCAGACGGATGGTGCAGCTTATTCTCAACCAGGACCACACAATCAGAGAACAAATCCAGAGGATGAGGGAACTAGATTTGGAGATTGAACAGTTTGAACTGGAAGTGCAGAAGAAAAGTGACTCTGAGATTTCCCTGCCTCAGGCCTGTGATCCGAGTTTGGCGGCACACAGCaaggagcagctgcagaagtATTTGTATACCAGCAATGGCGTTCAGCAACTGGACATGCAGATTCAGCTGCACCAGGAGTTTATCCTTCAGCTTTCCCTGGACATCGATGCTGAGCTAAGAAGTTCTGGCCTCCTTCTGGTTCAAGATGAGGACGGTGAGCAGAAAGGAGCCACGGCTGCTCTTCAGCTCCCATCTGAAAATGATGAATTCGTTTATAAAGCAGAGCTTGAGAGGCTGCAAGATGAACTGAAACACAGCCTCTTCAGCGGAGTGACTCTTCAGAACCAAGCTGCAGAAATTGACAAGCAGCTAAAGTCTGCCGACAGCTCGCTGGTTGCTAAGGACCAGGAGTGCTGGCAGCTGGCCTCCCAGCTTAACTCCCTTCAAATCATGGACTGCATGGAGGAAAAGCAGCCCACGCTTGTCCCTTTAAAAAGTGAACCTAAGTGCGACGTGTCTCAAACAGTGAAACTCAAACATAGCCTGTCGCCTCCGGACGTTACAGACACAGACTCAGACACCGGGATAAGCTCCACACACAGTCAGGACTCGCTGTCACCAAACCTCGACTTTCCTCCCCCTCTGGACACCGATGTTTGAAGAAAATCTCCTTTTTCATTGTTCTGCACACACCAGCCACAGGTGTCGCCTCTCATTCGTCATGTATAGCTTTAAGTCTTTACACAGTCTGAGTCACATATACTGTTCTTtggcatttaaaaacatatatgaTTAGAACGAGCCTTTGTTTTGCATAGTGAGTAGCTAAAAAGGTCAAATAGTTCTTTGCTTaggtttatttcaaaatgaggtttatttatttttttatgtcttttttgcCAAGGTTTTACAGTGTTGGAGATAACTTGTAAAAAGACTCATTCAGATTACTTGTTATTCagaaactagttttttttttacatatgacATAGATCTCTATGGATGCTTTCTGCTAAGATTCAAATTTTGATCAATTATATTGTGACTTTAtgcagaaaagaacaaatgctTTAAGAAAtcatttggatttatttatgtttttctgaaaGTGGACTTTTATGGAAAGTGTACGAGCAGTCAACACTCCTGTAGATTTAGGaaattttgggaaaaaaaaaaacagaaattaatttcTGACCAGAGAGTCAAGCTAGCTGCCAGTCAGAATCGAGCCAAGATCCAAAGCTTATCACTGCCATCctaaatgaagtttaaagcagtttaaagcTGCTCTtgtgaatgctattttagaAAACTTTACTTTGTGTCACTTTTGCATAAGACGGCTATTTACATAGCAATCTATGGTTCCATGCACAGAAGATGGAGACGATCAGTGTCTAAAAATACTCCATGTGAAGACATTGCAAAGCAGATCATATTAATTGTGACCCAGCAGACAAATTATCTGATGTCAGAGTATGTGGTGTAAAACCTCAGAGTTTTACAGTGGTGCAAGCAAatgcaattttgttttgtttgtttttatgtctttatattTTCACATCAGACAATTACTCGGGCTGAGATTGTTTTCCAGCCTGGAACATTATTAGTAAGGGACCACAGACCTACAAGGACCtcagtgtaaataaccataaactAAGTAAAAAATGTCTGATGCAAAGGTGACAGAGTTTGAAAGTTTCTAAAATAGCATTTATTGGAAGTGGTGCGTAATTCACTGTCCTGTCAGAACTAAAATCTGTTCTTCCAAACTTAAGTCTGCCATCTACACCACATAAGATACTTACTGTTAATATTCTTTCCTCAAAACGCTacttcaaaaacattctttctTTCCTTGGGTGTGAAATAAATCATATTCTTGCAAGACAAACTGGCAGCAGGAGATCCTGGCTGCAGGCGAGATGGCAGACAGCAGTTTGACTATCTGTCAAACTTCTGTGCTACGCGTGGACCACCCGCATGGAAtttggctaaaaataaaaaacaaaagagatcaAACTCTGCTTGCGCGATTGCATCATTTCCTGTCAGCTGTGACTCTTGCCTCTTCAGTCAGTTTCCTCGTGGTTCGCCATCTTGTCTTCAGCTCTGATTCCGTTCAGGTTGCCTCGTGTGTTGTTTGATGCTCTAAAACAGAACCTGAAGTACAGCAGAGAAACGGAAATAAATTGAAGCTTCTTTTTCAGGtatctacttttttttgttgttttgttttgttttgttttttttcttacaatcCTTTTTTAGTGGAACAGGTTCCAGGTGGATAAAACTAAGACTGGACTGTTTTGTCTCCTCTGAGGCTCAAATCTGAATCAAAATGTGTTGCCTTTAGCACTTGATCCTGAGTGATTAGAGTTGGATAAGACATGCTGAAATAAACCTGAAACCTATGCACACAGACTCCTTATGTATGCACAAACTGCTCCTCAatgctgtttttagctgcaaGGTTTAGATTTATAAAAGTTTAGTTGCCAAAAATGAAATTCCCcagtaatacattttaaaagacaaaatttctTTCCTGTCCCAGTTAGTTAGAAAAcgaatgtatgtttttttgtcccTCCAGGTTCTCAAGTTACGTGTGAAGCTgcacttattttaaaacacttaaatatattaacaatgttttatattaaaacaaagagcTTAAATGGTTTGGATGTGGAATTCGTTCAAATATGTATTTGTTAAAGTCTGATGCCACTGTAAATGCATATTGCTGTAAATATTGTACATATGACGCACACAGTTTTGGAAAACAATTTGATAAGATAAGAaagctatttatttttcactaaaATTGTTTGCTGAGgataatattttattcactaaaTCAGCCAGCACCCtcactgtcaaaaataaaatcactaacATATGTAGcacttataaaaaaataacacacctGCTATATTAAAATGAGAAcgtacttttttttactttcctaaTAAAGATtattgctgttaaaaaaaaagccgttTTGTGAAGTTTGTTGGTGACCTGCATTGAATAAATCAGTTCCTCCTGGATTTGAGTCCACATCTGTGCAGCTGTGTCCTGCCCACCTTACTCtagatatttgtaaaaacagagaaTTTCTGTGGATGACAAAAGGAGTTTGCTGAAAATGCGGTTGAAGCGGAGAGACTCCACAGAGCACTGAGTCAGCGGTGAGAAGTGGCACAGCTACAGCATTTAAGAGCTCCCTTTCAGACTGCACTGTATAATCAAATGAAATGGTCGCCAGgaaagcacaaacaacagagaGTCAGGGTACTGCTGACAGACCAACACTTTGTACTCAGGGCAGAGCGAGTGGAGGATATCTATTTCACACACTAACTACTCAGACTCctaccccccacacacacactcctccttACTTGCTTCGAGGCATAAGGAGAGCCTGCATGTACGGCCGAGGAGCTCACAATGTGAACAGTGTGACGCTGGTGCCCCACACCCGCTGATGGAGCTGGGATTATCAGTGTTCTTCGTGTGATCTGTCTTCACCGACATTCATGCAGCAAAGCTGGGGGACAAACAGCCTTTTGGGCAGTTCAGCTTGTTAATGCTAATGAAATTTACACAGAGCTGGTGAAAGGAATGTCGAGTGGCTGACGTTTTTCAGGAGCCAAGTGGCTGCAGGAGTCTTGACACTAGGATCTGTagtttatttttggattttctttcatattctttttaaaaaagggacatttgGGTCTCTTGCCTCTTGCAGTATTGCGCCAACACTGTGGACAGCTCTTACAATAGGTTTGCAGAAGACTCTTTTGCTATGGGAGACATGAGCTTTCTTCAAAACTTTATTCTCAATTTTAACtctttagcttttctttttccttttcagcgGTTGATCATCCtactgacagacacacaatcTAAACCATCTGAAACTGAGTGTTGAAAACTGTAATTTGGTGCGTTCAGTGTCTCTAGTATTGAATGTAGCAAAGCATGACCACAGCATGTTCTAAATGTTATTAACAGAATATTTAagggttctttttttataaagactTAATTTCATCACCAAGCATTTAAAACATTCCTGCTGGGTTTTAtgcctaaagaaaaaaacaaattttccctCTTTCTGTTTGGAACATTATTTCAGAAAGGCTGATGCTTAATTATGACAAAGTTTTGCAAACATCAGTCTTGCTTTTTAGGTCTATCAGTAAGgcttttttacttatttttttgtttgctttttaactttcctggaggaaatgaatgaatgtgatGCTTCTTAATGGTATCTTGAGATTTTAATAAGGGAGTTTCAAAATCCTTACTGATGGTTTAAGCCTTCAAACACTTTAGCTTTCAACACTCTTTGATGTCTGCATTTCCTATCTTCTCAGCcaggtttggtttttattgaaTAATTCTGCTTTTGGGATCACAAAAAACTGGAAAgaagaaagtttttattgtctgcCAAAGAAAAGTTAAAGATTAGCAATGATGTCATTgtctgtgagtgtttgtgtttgttatgttagcaaaatatctcatgacccagtggacagattttaatgaaactctcagaaagtaatcatctgatgcacatctacatctaatttatgtttggagtcaatctgattcaagatggcagctacagacaactgaccttaaaaaacaacaaaatgggtataactcagtcagtttacagatattgagctaaagtttgctgTGGTTATAGCAGAGGGACATCACCAACTCGTACACCAAATACCAACAAATCACATAAGATCTTTGTCAATAACTTTGCCATTATCTACAGGAGTCAaccctttctgtctgttagcaaaacatctcatgaaccagttgaCAAATCTTaagaaaactttcagaaggttatcactggatatacatgtaaaactgattaacttttggagtccatacaatttaagatggctgcctcgGCCATATGACCttaaccaacataaaaatggctataacccagtcagttttacagatattgtgctaagatttggtgtggtagtagctgagagtcattcacaacacatattctgagaaTGGCTTCTCTCAAATTACATAAGATCATGCTCAAAAAAGGCTATACTCTCATTTTGCAACAcatgatgatcttagtttggcAATTGCAGGTATggcagacaatatgcattcctacaacGAAGGTTTAGTCTTTAATTTCAGGTGTTTTGGGTTTACATATGTTAAAGACTTCAAAACCGCAGCAATAACTGTTTATAGGATCACAAATTCAGGCCTAATAATCCACTGCTCCGTGCCTTTTAACAGAAGGGCTGCTTACTGTCATCTCCCAGCTGTCACCTCTCCCTGTTCTTTAGCTTGTGCTCAACTCTCCTGAGGTAGCCTAATGACTGTTTCTATGGCTCAAGCAAAAAACGTACAAAAATGGAGAAAGGAAACTTAAAAGTAGGCTAAAAAAAACCTCCTCTGATCCATTACGGTTTGTAGGAAAAGGCAAGGAGAGGCCTTGAGGACAAACTCACTATATCATTCAACAGCTGAACATGTTGAGGCACCTTTCTCTCTAAGATGGcagtaaataataatatgaaCTAATTTTGACTCTGTTGTTTTATAGCATGAAGGGCCTTTTCTCACACTAGTTGTTGCCAAGGCAGataaaaaaagtt is part of the Kryptolebias marmoratus isolate JLee-2015 linkage group LG11, ASM164957v2, whole genome shotgun sequence genome and harbors:
- the rassf9 gene encoding ras association domain-containing protein 9, which gives rise to MAPFGKNFLKARLKNRTKDAEPVVGKEIQVTVCNEEKVVCGVTKHTTCADMIQALLEDHKSLPESKRLIHGEPKDFCLVERWKGFERALPPLTRILRLWYAWGDQRPFIQFILVKTSDFVPQTAKIDGKCKGAKPKRWGHNHTHSTPLPADKQKRMVKKAFRKLEKLHKESRISPGAEEVRRMVQLILNQDHTIREQIQRMRELDLEIEQFELEVQKKSDSEISLPQACDPSLAAHSKEQLQKYLYTSNGVQQLDMQIQLHQEFILQLSLDIDAELRSSGLLLVQDEDGEQKGATAALQLPSENDEFVYKAELERLQDELKHSLFSGVTLQNQAAEIDKQLKSADSSLVAKDQECWQLASQLNSLQIMDCMEEKQPTLVPLKSEPKCDVSQTVKLKHSLSPPDVTDTDSDTGISSTHSQDSLSPNLDFPPPLDTDV